From the Candidatus Polarisedimenticolia bacterium genome, one window contains:
- the cobA gene encoding uroporphyrinogen-III C-methyltransferase, with protein sequence MSRGRRPAGTVYLVGAGPGDPGLITSRGRDLLSRADVVIRDALASRDLLDLAPPPAEIILAGKRGGRAGADQGAVNRLMIDRARRGLTVVRLKGGDPTLFGRVGEEASALRRARIPFEIVPGVTAALGAAAFTGIPLTDRRHASTVTFATGHLDPGKEDGGTDWEALARSGTLVLYMGVRRLAGIVGRLRNAGMAGTTPVALVRWATLPEQRVLVGTLQDIAGRARAARIDPPALLIAGNVVRLRRVLDWQARLPLRGRTIVITRPRHQAAPFADALRAQGARVLLAPVIDLLPPRSYAPLDRAIARLGAYDALIFTSANGVARFFSRLDARGADVRDLKGVEIIAIGPATAAAVEAHGLRVGMVPDEFRAEGILEALSRRDLRGARVLIPRATVARDVLIRALRGRGADVEVVPVYRTVPSREGAAQVREALRSGRLDLVAFTSSSTVTSFAALFRGRRDARLLRRVAVAAIGPITAATARRVGFRVVVVPRAYTVDGLAEAIVRRFRSSPSGTPRGT encoded by the coding sequence GTGAGTCGCGGCAGGCGGCCGGCCGGCACGGTCTACCTCGTCGGCGCGGGCCCGGGCGATCCCGGCCTGATCACCTCGCGCGGGCGTGATCTGCTGTCCCGAGCCGACGTGGTCATCCGCGACGCGCTGGCCTCACGGGACCTGCTGGACCTGGCGCCGCCTCCTGCCGAGATCATCCTCGCCGGCAAGCGCGGCGGCCGCGCCGGCGCCGACCAGGGGGCGGTCAATCGCCTCATGATCGACCGGGCGCGGCGCGGGCTGACGGTCGTGCGCCTGAAGGGGGGCGATCCGACCTTGTTCGGCCGGGTGGGCGAGGAGGCCTCGGCCCTGAGGCGGGCGCGGATCCCGTTCGAGATCGTTCCGGGTGTGACCGCCGCCCTCGGAGCCGCCGCCTTCACCGGCATCCCGCTCACCGATCGTCGGCACGCTTCGACGGTGACGTTCGCCACGGGCCACCTCGACCCCGGGAAGGAGGACGGAGGAACCGACTGGGAGGCGCTGGCCCGCTCCGGCACCCTGGTGCTCTACATGGGGGTCAGGCGGCTTGCCGGGATCGTGGGACGCCTCAGGAACGCCGGGATGGCGGGGACGACCCCCGTGGCCCTGGTGCGGTGGGCCACCCTCCCGGAGCAGAGGGTCCTGGTGGGCACCTTGCAGGACATCGCCGGTCGGGCCCGCGCCGCCCGCATCGATCCCCCCGCGCTCCTCATCGCCGGAAACGTCGTGCGCCTGCGGCGCGTCCTCGACTGGCAGGCCCGGCTGCCCCTGCGTGGCCGGACGATCGTGATCACCCGGCCCCGCCACCAGGCCGCCCCGTTCGCCGACGCCCTGCGCGCGCAGGGGGCGAGGGTCCTCCTGGCTCCGGTCATCGATCTGCTGCCGCCGCGATCCTATGCTCCCCTCGACCGGGCGATCGCCCGGCTCGGCGCCTACGACGCGCTCATCTTCACCAGCGCCAACGGGGTGGCGCGCTTCTTCTCCCGCCTCGACGCCAGGGGCGCCGACGTCCGCGACCTGAAAGGGGTCGAGATCATCGCCATCGGCCCGGCGACGGCGGCGGCCGTGGAGGCGCACGGATTGCGGGTGGGGATGGTTCCGGACGAGTTCCGGGCCGAGGGGATCCTCGAGGCGCTGTCGCGGCGCGACCTGCGCGGCGCGCGCGTCCTGATCCCGCGGGCGACCGTGGCGCGCGACGTCCTGATCCGGGCGCTGCGGGGGCGGGGGGCCGACGTGGAGGTCGTGCCGGTCTACCGCACCGTCCCGTCGCGCGAAGGGGCCGCGCAGGTCCGGGAGGCGCTCCGTTCGGGCCGCCTGGATCTGGTCGCCTTCACCTCGTCCTCGACGGTGACCTCGTTCGCGGCGCTTTTCCGGGGCCGGCGCGACGCGCGGCTCCTGAGGAGGGTCGCGGTCGCCGCCATCGGCCCGATCACCGCCGCCACGGCCCGGCGCGTGGGATTCCGGGTCGTCGTGGTGCCGCGAGCCTACACGGTGGACGGACTGGCGGAGGCGATCGTGCGGCGGTTCAGAAGTTCCCCTTCTGGAACTCCTCGAGGGACGTGA
- the hemA gene encoding glutamyl-tRNA reductase encodes MPIVFGMNHRSAPLAVRERVAFPEAGIRDAVARLRGVTGVEEALLLSTCNRTELIVTTQAADAGAILAGFLRTERPVTAEELERHCYVHRGDEAVRHVFRTTSSLDSMVIGEAQILGQVKDAYATAGQAGCLGPVLDALFRRAFSAAKRVRTETGIARNPVSIACAAVSLARDIFGDLHDNTVLIVGAGKMARLAALHLKHDGVRSVVVVNRSFQNADDLARELGGQAVPFDRLFEEMERADIVIASTAAPHRVVGREDALRVIRARRGRPIFFIDIAVPRDVDPAVNEIDNVYLYDLDDLQGVVKANLDDRLHELQSAEAIIEHEVNAFLAWRKSLEVTPTIVELRQRLHEMALGELERFHSRLGDLSPGQAEAVRHLAVSLVNKLLHQPTVALKRAAALNGGGLRIELIREIFGMDARPAAQDEAVAGRVEPAGPDEAPVRHQEQQPIRRQDER; translated from the coding sequence ATGCCGATCGTCTTTGGCATGAACCACCGGAGCGCGCCTCTCGCCGTGCGCGAGCGCGTGGCGTTTCCCGAGGCCGGGATAAGGGATGCGGTCGCCCGGCTCCGGGGCGTGACCGGGGTGGAGGAGGCCCTGCTCCTCTCCACCTGCAACCGGACCGAGCTCATCGTGACCACCCAGGCGGCGGACGCGGGCGCGATCCTGGCGGGCTTTCTCCGGACCGAGCGCCCGGTCACCGCGGAGGAGCTGGAGCGCCATTGCTACGTGCACCGGGGCGACGAAGCGGTCCGGCACGTCTTCCGCACGACCTCGTCCCTGGATTCGATGGTGATTGGCGAGGCCCAGATCCTGGGGCAGGTGAAGGACGCGTACGCCACGGCCGGCCAGGCAGGATGCCTGGGCCCGGTCCTCGACGCGCTGTTCCGCCGGGCCTTCAGCGCCGCCAAGAGGGTCCGGACTGAGACCGGCATCGCCAGGAACCCGGTCTCGATCGCATGCGCGGCCGTCTCGCTGGCGCGCGACATCTTCGGGGACCTGCACGACAACACGGTCCTCATCGTCGGGGCCGGCAAGATGGCGCGGCTGGCGGCGCTTCACTTGAAGCACGACGGCGTGCGCTCGGTGGTGGTGGTGAACCGCTCCTTCCAGAACGCCGACGATCTGGCTCGGGAGCTCGGCGGCCAGGCCGTCCCCTTCGACCGCCTGTTCGAGGAGATGGAGCGTGCCGACATCGTCATCGCCTCGACCGCGGCGCCGCACCGGGTGGTCGGCCGGGAGGACGCCCTTCGCGTGATCCGGGCCCGCCGCGGCCGGCCGATCTTCTTCATCGACATCGCCGTGCCGCGCGACGTCGACCCCGCGGTCAACGAGATCGACAACGTCTATCTCTACGACCTCGACGACCTGCAGGGCGTGGTGAAAGCCAACCTGGACGACCGTCTCCACGAGCTGCAGTCGGCCGAGGCGATCATCGAGCACGAGGTGAATGCGTTTCTCGCATGGCGTAAATCGCTCGAGGTCACCCCGACGATCGTCGAGCTGAGGCAGCGCCTGCACGAGATGGCTCTGGGCGAGCTGGAGCGCTTCCACTCACGCCTGGGGGATCTTTCGCCCGGGCAGGCGGAGGCGGTGCGGCACCTGGCGGTCTCCCTGGTCAACAAGCTCCTGCACCAGCCGACCGTGGCGCTGAAGCGCGCCGCCGCGCTCAACGGCGGGGGCCTGCGGATCGAGCTGATCCGCGAGATCTTCGGGATGGATGCCAGGCCCGCGGCGCAGGACGAGGCCGTCGCCGGACGGGTGGAGCCTGCCGGCCCGGACGAGGCACCCGTCCGCCATCAGGAACAACAGCCGATTCGCCGCCAGGACGAGCGGTGA
- the hemC gene encoding hydroxymethylbilane synthase, whose amino-acid sequence MRSFVIGSRGSRLALWQAEWVRARIVAAGRAARIAIIHTAGDRTLDQPLAAMGGKGVFVKEIEEALLSGTVDLAAHSLKDLPTAHPDGLRIACLPPREDPRDVLLAAGAPGFAGLPRGAVVGTGSPRRACQVRALRSDLEIRDLRGNVDTRLAKLKRGDYDAILLARAGLIRLGIDLEGTVLGFDEMLPAPGQGAMAIEIRAGDGELEELLRPHHHAPTAAAITAERAFLRGLGGGCQAPIAAVGEVDGSRLSLRGLVAGPDGRPLLKARREGGVVEAESLGLALAKDLLSRGAGGCLEGPPAPLPEAP is encoded by the coding sequence GTGAGGTCTTTCGTCATCGGCAGCCGGGGCAGTCGCCTGGCGCTCTGGCAGGCGGAATGGGTGCGCGCCCGGATCGTGGCGGCCGGCCGCGCCGCCCGCATCGCCATCATCCACACCGCGGGGGACCGTACCCTGGACCAACCGCTCGCCGCCATGGGCGGGAAGGGGGTGTTCGTCAAGGAAATCGAAGAGGCGCTCCTGTCCGGCACGGTCGACCTCGCGGCGCACAGCCTGAAGGACCTGCCGACGGCGCATCCGGACGGGCTCCGGATCGCCTGCCTGCCGCCGCGCGAGGACCCGCGCGATGTCCTGCTCGCCGCGGGCGCGCCGGGCTTCGCCGGCCTGCCGCGGGGGGCCGTCGTCGGCACCGGCAGCCCGAGGCGCGCCTGCCAGGTCCGGGCCCTCCGCTCCGATCTGGAGATCCGCGACCTGCGCGGCAATGTCGATACCCGCCTCGCGAAGCTGAAGCGCGGCGACTACGACGCCATCCTCCTCGCCCGGGCGGGGCTGATCCGCCTCGGGATCGACCTGGAGGGAACGGTGCTGGGATTCGACGAGATGCTCCCCGCCCCGGGGCAGGGCGCGATGGCGATCGAGATCCGCGCGGGGGACGGGGAGCTCGAGGAGCTCCTGCGCCCGCATCACCACGCGCCGACGGCCGCCGCGATCACGGCGGAGCGCGCCTTCCTGCGCGGCCTCGGCGGAGGCTGCCAGGCGCCGATTGCCGCGGTCGGTGAGGTCGACGGCTCCCGCCTCAGCCTGCGCGGCCTGGTCGCGGGACCCGACGGGCGGCCGCTCCTGAAGGCCCGCCGCGAGGGGGGAGTGGTCGAGGCGGAATCCCTCGGTCTGGCCTTGGCGAAGGATCTCCTGTCGCGCGGAGCGGGGGGCTGTCTCGAAGGGCCGCCCGCGCCGCTGCCCGAGGCGCCGTGA